CTCTTGCCCTCTAACTCCAATTCTTTTATAATCTTGATTTATGACAACGTACCCTGTTCCACAAAATCCTCTTTTACTGCGTGCTTTACGTCTTATGGACGCATTCTCGAAATCTGACGATGAGAGAGATTTTTATTTAGACCGCGTTGAAGGATTCATCCTTTATATTGATTTAGATAAAGATCAAGAAGATCTTGATAAGATTTACGAGGAACTAGAGATAAACGCTGAGCGGTATTGTTTAATTCCAAAGCTGACGTTCTATGAAGTTAAAAAAATCATGGAAACGTTTATCAATGAAAAAATTTACGACATAGATACTAAAGAAAAATTTCTTGAAATTTTGCAGTCTAAAAATGCTCGAGAGCAATTTTTAGAATTTATCTATGATCACGAGTCTGAATTAGAGAAGTGGCAGCAATTTTATGTAGAGCGTTCGCGAATACGTATTATTGAGTGGTTGCGTAATAATAAGTTTCATTTTGTTTTTGAAGAAGACCTAGATTTTACCAAGCACATTTTAGAGCAATTTAAGATACATCTTTTTGATACCAAGGTATCAAAAGAGTTAACGCAAGCGCGTCAATTGTTAGTGAACAAGGCTAAAGTTTATTATTCTAACGAGGCGTTGAATCCTCGTCCTAAGAGAGGGCGTCCTCCGAAGCAGTCAGCAAAGGTAGAGTCAGAAACTACAATATCTAGTGATATTTATACTAAAGTGCCTTCTGTAGCGCGACGTTTCCTTTTCCTTCCTGAGATTACTTCGGCATCTTCAATAACATTTTCTGAGAAGTTTGATACTGAAGAAGAGTTTTTAGCGAATCTTCGTGGATCAGGCCGTGTTGAGGATCAGTTAAACCTTGCTAATCTTTCAGAAAGATTTGCTTCTTTGAAGGAGCTTTCTGCGAAGTTAGGTTATGATTCTATGTCTACGGGAGATTTCTTTGGAGATGATGATGATGATGAGGAAAAAGTTCCCGTGAAGTCCAAAGCTCCTGCTAAGCGTGGCCGTAAGAAGTCTTCATAAGATTTTAAAGGTCATTTTTTTAATATCCAGATAGTTGCAACTCCAAAAGATAGCTTTCTTTTTTTGCTAATATGGAATTTAGCTTCTTTGAAGAGATGTTCTAAATGCTGATCTTTAGGAAGGTTTCTAATGCTGCTGCTTAAATATGTATAGGCATCTTTGTTTTTAGAATAGTGTTTTCCAATTCTTGGAATAAGGAATTGTAGATAGAACCTGTGAACTAAATACATAGGGTGTTTGTTAGAGGGAGAGGTGAGCTCTAAGATTCCCAAAGAACCACCTTTTTTCAAAATACGATAGATTTCATCAAGGGCCTCTTTAGGATCAGAGAGGTTTCTCAGACCATAAGCCATAGCAGCTAGTGTTTGCGATTCTGAATCTATAGGAAGTTGAACGATATCACTTTCTACTAGTGTAAAAGGAGCTTTTGGATAGCGTTTCTTAGCTTCTAAGAGCATGACAGGTGAAAAATCTACGAGAGTTGCCTGCGATCCAGGATAGTTCCTAGTATATTTATAGGAGACTTTTCCTGTTCCTGAGCAAAGATCTATAATTTGTTCGGATTTCCCTAACATTTTTGAGAATTTGCGATTCCATAAGTGATGCATTCCTAAAGATAAAATAGAATTAATCTTATCGTATTTAGGAGCGAGGAAATCAAACATTTCCCTAAGGTTAGGTTTGTTGGTAGATAGCTGCATGATATTCTCGGAATTTCTCTAGCCCTTCATAATCTTCCTCTCTTAGTCGGTAGCGACATAGAGAGTAGTATTCTTTAATAAGGTTTTCGGGGAGCTGAGTACGCTCGACAGCTTTTGCAATCGCAGCTTCAGGATGGGCTTCGAAATGACTGAGGGATTGTTCTAAAGCTGTTTGTATAGTAGCGCTTCCTTGAGGGTTGTTCGAAAGAACAACAGCAAAAACAAAGGGTAATTGAGTAAGCTCATACCATCCTTGGGCAAGATCATAAGTAGAAAATCCTGATATATGGGGATGATGAAGAGCTTTATCGCCAATTAATAATAAGCCGTCGTAATTTTCTGAGGATGTTTTTAAAACATCATCAGAAGAAAGTTGGATAATTTCAGGAATAGGGGTGTTCCATAAATACCGACAAAGGATGTTTAATAGCATTACTGACGAGCGACTTTCTTTTGTTGCTGCGATGCGTAATTTCCCTGAGGTGAAAAATGTCGGTGCTGCATAAAGATTTACACTAAGGATTTTCTTATAAGCTGCTATTCCAAATCCTGAGAGTTTCCCTAGGGGATGTGTTAAAGACCCTACTGAAGAGGTAAGAGCAAACTGTAAGCTTCCATCTAGTAGTTTCGCGAGCAAATCAGCTGGAGGAGCTGTATGAAGAAAAATATCATTTCTTTCTGCAAGCTCTAAAGAAAAAGGAAAAGCATTGATATAGCTTACACAACCTAAAGTTAAACGTCTTTCGAGTTCGTTAGACATGGAATGCGTCCCTGTTGTTTGATTAGGCTTGCCATACCCTCAATATCCATCCTGATAGTTTGTTTAGAAGAGGCCATTTCAAAAACCTTTTCTCCGAGATGTGTGGAAGAAAAATCATTCGCCCCACAAGAGAGTAAGTGTAGAGCTTCGTCTATTCCTAAATAATTCCAGAGGGCTTTTATATTTCTAAAATTATCTAAGAATAACCTAGCAACAGCAATGATAGACGCAGGGAGGATATTATGAGAACAACTTAATTTGCGTAGTCTTTTCCCTAGAGCATTGTTTTCTGTTGCGAACTTCAACAATATAAAGTTTTTAAATCCTAAGGTGTCGTCTTGTAAATTACGTAATTTTTCCATATGGGTTACGATATCTTCAGGACGTTCTCTGTGATAACAGAGCATGGTACTATTGCTTGGAATACCGAGGTTATGGGCCGTCTTATGGATTTCTAAGAAATCTTGGGATGAGAGACGCCCAGGAGCTAATATTTCCCGTATTTCATCTACTAGGATATCGCATCCTCCTCCAGGAATAGAATCTAGACCAGCATTTTTTAAGATTTGCAAGATTTCGATAACGGGGAGGTTATGAAGCTTAGCGAGGTAATCATATTCGATACCTGTGAGAGCCTTGATATGAATATGGGGGAGGAGCTCCTTAATTTTACTGAACAATTCTGTATAGTAGTCTAGATTACAATCTTGGGAACATCCCGCAACAATATGCGTCTCTGTAATAGGAGCATCTAACTGTCGGATTTGATCTATAAGTTGATCTGGGGTGTAAAACCATCCTTTACTGTCGCCAGGTTTCGCGTAGAAAGCACAAAATGTACAATTGAACTCGCAGAAATTCGTTGGGTATAAATATAGGGTGGAAGAGTAGTAAACAACATCACCGACATACTTTTGACGTACCATATTTGCAAATGCCCATAGGGCACGTTGGTCGTCTTCATCTTCTAATAAAAGTAGACGCAAAGCGTCTTCTTTGGAGAGGCGAGCGCCTTCTATATAATCTTCGAATAACTGCTTCATCCAGGAGTTTTTAGGCAGAATGCGGATTGTGCGTGTCGTCGTCATGAGAAGGTGCCTCTGTTTTAGAGTCAGGTCCGGTTTGTTTATCGCAGGTTTTTTTTTGGCAACAATCGGGTTTTCCACATCCTTTAGATAAAGGCCTACCTAATAGATAAGAACCTATCAGTAAAATGACCATACCTATTCCTAGTAGTGCTGTTGCACAGCAAATAAGCAGAAAAAGAGTCATCATATAGAGGTTTGCCTTTAACGGGAGTTATTAATGTAAATCCACCCAAATAGGTGAACTCCATGCCATAGAATGGTCAACTTGGGTCACTCGTAAATAATAAAAGACAAAAGGAATTTTCCCTTTAGGATCTTTAAGGGTTACTGAAGACAAAGGAGCCATGTCATCATATTCATAAGTTAAGTTATTGCTATCAGGATGGAAGGTTTTGAGAACCTCTCCATTGCGGATAATCTCAACAGTTTTTAGTTGAGCGGTTCCTGCAACATATCCTGAAATATGACGATTTACAGCAAGACCTGGTTTTGTTGTCGTTGATAACTCAGAACCCATAGGAGCTGAGGTAATATTAAAACTAACGATGATTCTCGGCCCTGTAGTTGCATAGCAATGACGCTGATACAAAGCTTCTGCAAGAGATTCACGATTGTATTTATTGCAAATGATAGCAGTAAGTCCTGGAGTATACTGTTGCTGATTTTCATCGAAGAGGTTTTTGTAGATACCGCGATCATCCAAACCTCCAGCAACAAAACCAAAACGTAGATTTTGTTTTAATGCTTCTAGCAATGTTCCTGATTGTACTTCGGAATCAGATCCTTTAATGGGGAAAAGATTGCCCTCTTTTTCTGTTCTTTCTGAACATCCCCAAGAGTTGTAAATTTCCGCTACACGCTCAAATTCTGGATGGAAATTTTGGAAGTTGAAACCATAGCGTTTTGATGCTGTAAAGCAGGGTATGGAGATAACTTCGTGAGGAGATGCGCTTTTATATAGCTTAGATAAAGAAGGAATTTTGCAGTCTTTATGTTTAGATAAAGATTTGTTTTCTTTTACGTAGAGAATATGTCGGACACCTTCTTCTTGCGATTCTCCGGAATACTGCACTCCAGATAGTGTGACAAAACGATCTTCTTCGTTGAAATCAGAGACTGTTTGGGAAATCATTTTCCAAAGATCTGTGCTTAGCCCTTCTTGATTTTCAAAAGCAGAAGAGGCGTAGAAATTTAAAGCACAATCGTCTCTGAAATGTCGTAGGCATGCTTCAATATTTTCTTCAGAGTCTACACGTTCTGATTCTCCATGGAGTAAGCCCCACATAAGATTAGGAGCGGCATCTGAGAAACATTTGATAGGTGCTGATACAAAGACCTCTTGAGTTAGGAGATTTTTTAATTGGATTCTATAAATTCCTGCTTCGTTGAAGTAAAGATTAGGAAGGATAACGAATCCTGTTTCAGGAATGAATAGTTGCCAATTAAGGTTTTCTCTGAGGTGTTCGTAAGAAAGTTCTATACGTGTGTTTTCGGGAGAAAAGTTCGTAAGATTGTTGAACTCGTCTTCGAAGCGTACGGTAATATCAAAACGTTTGTTTTTTACAACATAGGAGGGTGTGAAGATGCGAATGTGTTTGAGAACATTACCACGAATATCCATCGAAAAGATATCGGGTTCATCATAATCGCCATTTCCTGTTGTGTCTACATAGAGATAAAAAAGTTTACGACGTTGAGTAAATAATTGAGCGCCGTTTCCGTTTTCATCTGTTTGGGGATGCTCTGGAGAGGGTCCAAGAATAATGGTTACGGTATCACCAGCTTCTACTTCGTGGGGGAGGGTAAACTCATATTGGAAAGTAGGGCTATGTGGAATAGGAATAGCTACAGCTTTGAGGATATCTCCTCGAGGCATTTCTGCGTAGATAGTATTTCTGGGTTGTTGCAAATCAATGGAAGGAGCTTCCCAGTCTATAGGTCTTCCTTGACTTCCTAAATCAAATTTTAACTTTGTTCCTTCTGGGAGATCATCTACCGGAGAATAAAGAAATTTCCATGTGGATATTTGCCCAGCTCTAGCTACGGAAGGATTAACATAACAAACAGATCTGCGCATAATAACATAGCGGGTTGGAATCAACAGAATGCATTATCATACACTAGAAAAAGGTTTTTCTCAATCTTCGTCTTTGCTTAAAGCTTGTAATGCTTCTTGTATGCTGGAGAACATTTTAAAATATGAGAGGAATCCTGTGACGTAGAGGGTTTGTTCTATAGTTTTTGGCACAGAGGTAAGAACAATTTTCCCGGAATGTTTTCCTACTTGATGATAGCTTTGTAGTAAGACACGGATGCCTGCGCTGGACATGTAATCCAAATTTGTGCAATCTAAGACGATATTTTTCGTCCCTGAAGATAGAGATTGTGAGATACTTTCTTGTACTTCCGGCGAAGAGATCCCGTCAAGTTTTCCTTGGAGATGTAAGACAGCAGTGGTTCCGTGCTCTTCTTTGTGGATGTTATTCATTATGGTTGATGCTCCCAAACCTATGGTCGTTTCTCAAGACCTAACTCTCGTAAATCTTTAGGTTTTTTGCAAAGAGATTTTTGTATTCTTTTGTTTCTCTGTAGATTATAGGAAGTTACGCAGGAGGTAATTTCTTTCTCCTTGGTGTGATTTTTAGTTTTCCTACGCTACGTTCTGAGCAGGTGATAATTTCGATATCGAAATTTTCGTGATGAATTTTCATTCCTTTTTTAGGAACGGCACCCACTTTATGAAACACGTGGCCTCCTAGGGTGTCGTAGCTATTTTCATGATGGATTTTTAGATTGAAGTACTCTTCGGCATCTGAGATGTTCATTCGACCATCTACAATCCATGAATTTCCTACTTTTTTGTAGGGAAGGTCTTCTTGAACATCGTATTCATCAGAGATCTCTCCGAAGATTTCTTCGATGATATCTTCCATACTGACGATTCCCTCTGTGATTCCATATTCATTTACTACAATGGCGAGATGGCGATGTTTTTGGCGGAAGTCTTGAAGTAATGAGGAGGCTTTTTTAATTTCTGGGGTGTATAAGGGAGGTTTTGCTACTGAAGAAACAGGAAGAGAAAAATTTGCGGATGAGGGGTCCATAGTGAGTAGATCTTTAACTAGAAGGACTCCGGTGATGTTATCGATATTTTTTTTGTACAGGGGAATACGGCTATAGCCTTCTTCTATAATAGCGGGGAAGGCATTGCGAATAGGAGTATCTTCTTGAAGAGCAAAAATATCTACCTTAGGGATCATGATTTCCCTGATTATGAGCTTATCGAAGGATGACACAGCTTCTGATAATTGATTTTCCATTTCGGAACTGTTGATTTTGGGATCATGATTTTTTTTCTCAACGGTTCTTTGAAGAGGGAAAAAGAATGCTTGAAACAGTGAGGATGCTGAGCATAGTGAGGAATGAATTCGTTTATGTAGGGAGATGCAGTGGGGTAGAAATCCGTAAACGAGGGGTGCTGCTAGTATATAGACTGTCCAAAAGAGTAAGGAGAGGCTGTGTGTTTTAAATGAGTATTGAGAATAGATGGCAGTGCCAAGAATCCCATAGAAGCAGAGCAAAACAGCGGCTAGGAGTGCTGGGGTGTTTGATCGGCAGGCTTGTTTATGGGTAGTTTCATTATCTTCGTTATCTTTACGAGCTTTGCATAATTCATTATGAGGTTCTTCAGAAAGGGCTGTGGAAAATAAGAGAACAAGAATAAAAATTGCTAATAGGAAATTCAGCATCTTAATTTGTCAAAAGAGCGTGTTTTTCTCTTAACATACATAGCGCTTGATTTTCTTTAACTCTCATTTTTTTTCTTTCTTGAGAGGTTAAATCATCATATCCGAGCATGTGTAGGAGAGAGTGAACAATATAACGAGAAATTTCTTCATATAGAACTTCTCTGTCGCTGGCGCGATCTTTTAAGAAACGGACTGCCGCCTGAGGGCTGATAAAAGCTTCCCCTAAAATATGAGGTGTAGAACTTGCTTCTGGCGAATCTATAGGTAGGGTGATGGCATCCGTAAGCGAGGGATCAGAAAAAACTTCATTATGAAGATGGGCGAGAGCCTCATCTTCTAGAAAGTAGATATATACTTGATCCGTATTGATTTCCCAAAATTGCAAGCAACAGAGAACCAACTTTTTTACTGATTGCGCCTGAATAGGAACAGACTTTTGCTTATTAGAAACACAAACTTTTGTTGAAACTTTCTTCAAGATAAATCAGCACAGTACAGAAAGGATAAAGTTTACTTTACAATAGGGGTTTTAGGAAGACCTGTAACCTTCTTCGCCGTCTCATCATTCCAACGGCCTAGTTTACGTAAGACTTCTACTCTTTCGAAACGTTTAAGAACATTTCTTTTAGTATCTCCTTTAATGGATTTACCGTAACTACGATGTCGAGACATAATTTTACTCTAGTAACTAACTAATTTGTGGAATAAAAACACTTGCGCTGTCTGTTGTGTTTTTATGTGTTCTGTAAGCAATTCTCGGAGCAGGTTTTGGATGAACAATAGCATAAACAGGCTTACGCTTTTTTGGACTTACCGCTCTTCGACGAGCTTGTTTACTCATGCGTGTCATAAGATAACTCGATATTTAACTTTTTAATTCTCCAAAGTGATCGAGAGAAGATTGGAGATGTATAACAAGGGAAAGAATACTTAAAGGAGCGTTTTTTTTCAATAGGGGGACCTATTTATCCCTGAGGATTTTGACTTAATGCTTCGGTAATGGGAGAACATCCTGTATTTGATCCTGTAGTAAGAACCCCGCAAGAAATAATATATTTGAATGCGTCTTCGATTTTCATATCTAAAAAAGTAATATCAGATTTTTTAAATAGAGTGAGAAATCCTGAGGTTGGGTTTGGAGTTGTTGGTATAAATACGGTGATCATAGGGTCTTCGGGATCATCGGAGCAGATCTGTGGAGCATCACCGGCGACTAGTCCTATGCAGCGTGTTTTTTCGTTAGGGAAAGGGACCATAACAACTTGTTTGAAGGAGCCAGATTGTGATCCAAAGATGGTAGTCATGACTTGTTGAGCAGCTTTGTAGACTGTTTTTATGATGGGAATGCGATGGAGTACTTTATCATAAATAGATAGTAAGGACTTGAAGATCATCAATCGTGCGAGGAACCCTAGTAATACAGTGGCAAAGAACAGTCCAAAGAGTAGGATAATTTGTAAAACAAATTTTAGTAAGGCTTTGTGTTTCGAGTAGAAACTAATACGTTCGAAAAATCCTGAGACGAGTCCAACAAAAGGCTGGGTAAGGAAGTTCATTATCATACCGACGATAGCGAGGGTAATTGCTAGGGGCAGAAGGATAATTAGGCCTGTAATAAAATGTTTTTTCATAAATCGCTGTTTGTTGAGTTTGAAAATTTCTAAGAGTTCTTTTGCATAGGGTATATACCTATTCTATTTTCTTGTATCAACTCCTCTTTATGAATTACGGCAGATTCAAAGTTTTTTAATTGATATGCAGACTAACTTCTTAGGGCTACCTAAACACTGTTAGATTTTTCATTATTTTAGTCTTTAGAGTTGTGATATTCCTTGTTTTAACTTTTTTTAGCAATTTGCAAAGCTTTTTTCTGGGATGTCCTGGGGATTTTCTATGCTTTTTTTTGTGTTTAAAACGAATCTCCAAGGGAGATCGCGATATTCTTTTGCGTAATCGATGCCTATGCGAGGTGTTTCCGTTATTTCTCCTGAAATTTTCTCTTTACTTATGTGGAGATTTGGGGAAGTAAGAGAGTGCATGTTGTGTTCTATGGAGAGGTTTAGCGCTTGGCAGATTTTTCCTGGTCCGTTAGTAAGAAGGGATTTAGGTTTGTTGTGCCACTGTCTTCTTTGGATCATAATATTTTCTCCTTTGTGGGGGAGAATGGCGCGTATAAGCACAGCGTGGGGGAGATTTTGGCTTCCTGTTACAACATTGAATAGGAAGTGCATTCCATAACAACGATAGATATATGCAACGCCGCCGCGGCAATACATAGCTGCGTTTCTTGTCGTTTTTCTGTAATTGTAAGCGTGGCAAGCTTTATCATCGGGGCCGCGATAGGCTTCGGTTTCGATGATAAATCCTGCAGTAGTTTCTCCTTCTATTTTTGTAACGAGAAGATGACCGAGTAGTCCTTTTGCTAAGGAAAGAACGTCATCGTTAAGGAAGAAACTTTCTGGAAGCATTATTCTGTTGTCCTTTTTCTTCTGCTTCTATGTTTTTTTTCTGTTGTGGGTTGTGTTTGTTTAGTTTTTGTTGCCAAGGCCCAGTTGATGGTTTGTGTCAGAAGATCTACTTCTGAGAGCCTAACATCTATTTTTGCTCCTGGGCGGATTTTGCTTGGCAGCTCTTCAGGGGATGTTTTCTTTTTTATAGCGTATTCTTTGGGTAGTTGCGCTGCAGAGATGAACCCTTCCTGACAAAACTCGGGAACTGTGAATGAGATTCCCTCGGGGTTTGTTGTAATGATGAAGGCCTTGTATGTTGTGTCTGGTTGTTCTTTGAGAAACTTATTTAAGAATCTGGTTTTTTTTATTGTTTCGAAGGCGAATTCTGCTTTTGCTGCTATACGTTCTTGAGTTGAGCATGCTCTTACAATATGTTCCAAGCGTGTTTCTTCTATGGACATGGGGTGGAAGAGTAGCCTGTGAACAACAAGGTCGATGTATCTACGAATCGGACTTGTAAAGTGTGTATAGAAGTCGAGTTTTAATCCGTAATGACCTTTATTTTCCGTAGAGTAGGAAGCTGTTTTCATACTACGGACAAATTGAGAATGGAGTATTGACTCTAGTGGATGTCCTGCTGAGCTTTCCTGTAGGAGATATTGGTAATCGGGTTCTTGCGTTGGGGTCATGACAATATCAAACCCCATAGCTTTTGCCATTTCTTGGAAGGAGAGTAGGTTCTCGTCGTTAGGAGATTCGTGGATTCTGAACGGTAGAGTTACCCCCTGATGAGAGATATGGTAGGCAATAACTTCGTTAGCTTTCAGCATGAACTCTTCGATGAGTTTATGAGAAAGAGTTTGTCTGGTTTCTATAAGTGCGACGGGTTCTTGGAGGTTATCTAGAGACATAGTAAAAGATGGAAGAACTAGACGTATGCACCCACGTTGTTCTCTGAGATCTGCGAATTTTTTACTTAGTTCTGTCATCTCATGGAGTGTTTTTGATATGGGATGCGCTTGTTTTTTCTCTATGATGTCGTCGACTTCATCGTAGGTCATACGATATTTACTACGTATGACACTACGAAATACTTCGTAATCAGAAAGGTGTCCTGATTTTGTAAATGTCATAAATACTGAAACTGCGAGTCTATCTACGTTAGGTTTTAAGCTGCAGAGGTTGTCAGAAAGTGCTGAAGGTAGCATAGGTACAACTTTCCCTGGGAAGTAGATAGAGTTGCATCTTTTACTTGCTTCCTGATCTAGAGCAGAGTGAGGTGTGACGTAGTGGGACACATCTGCGATGTGTACTCCGAGAATGTAGTTATCATTATTATCATAGGTAAGGGATACGGCATCATCGAAATCTTTAGCTGTTACCGAATCGATAGTAAAGCATAGGAGATCGCGAAGATCTTTTCGTGATCTTAAGGCTTGGCTAATATGTTTTTGTGAGAAGTGGGTAGTTTCTTCAACTACGGCTTCTGGGAAATCTTCTTCGATAGCGTATTCAGCTTTTATACAGGGGAAATCGGATTTAGCATTAGAAATATTCCCGATAAATTCGATCATTTCTAATGGAGGGGGTTCTTTTGATGCGGGTTTTTCTTTCCATTCTGGTGTGCTGAGCAGTAGGCGATCTCCGATTTTATAGGAGCGCTTAGGCATAAGTTGAGCTTTTACTGGAACATCGGGACCTAGGGCATTTACACAAACAAGAGCAAGCTCGGCGTCAATTAATGAGGTGATTGTTCCTACAAGAACGGTTTTTCCTCTTGATACTACCTGATGAATAACTCCTTTTCTTTTTTCTCCTTCTTTGGAGTGGGGGAAAAGGGAGACAACAACGTGATCTCCATCCAGCGCTCCTTTAAGATCTCTCGCGGGAATAAAGATATCAAAAGGGTATTCTTCTGGGTGATCTGGGGAAACAAATCCGAAGCCTTTTTTTGCGTGAACAAACAGAATTCCTGGAAT
This window of the Chlamydia sp. BM-2023 genome carries:
- a CDS encoding ribonuclease R family protein, with the protein product MKRTKKRKYKVFRKSSKQILIPGILFVHAKKGFGFVSPDHPEEYPFDIFIPARDLKGALDGDHVVVSLFPHSKEGEKRKGVIHQVVSRGKTVLVGTITSLIDAELALVCVNALGPDVPVKAQLMPKRSYKIGDRLLLSTPEWKEKPASKEPPPLEMIEFIGNISNAKSDFPCIKAEYAIEEDFPEAVVEETTHFSQKHISQALRSRKDLRDLLCFTIDSVTAKDFDDAVSLTYDNNDNYILGVHIADVSHYVTPHSALDQEASKRCNSIYFPGKVVPMLPSALSDNLCSLKPNVDRLAVSVFMTFTKSGHLSDYEVFRSVIRSKYRMTYDEVDDIIEKKQAHPISKTLHEMTELSKKFADLREQRGCIRLVLPSFTMSLDNLQEPVALIETRQTLSHKLIEEFMLKANEVIAYHISHQGVTLPFRIHESPNDENLLSFQEMAKAMGFDIVMTPTQEPDYQYLLQESSAGHPLESILHSQFVRSMKTASYSTENKGHYGLKLDFYTHFTSPIRRYIDLVVHRLLFHPMSIEETRLEHIVRACSTQERIAAKAEFAFETIKKTRFLNKFLKEQPDTTYKAFIITTNPEGISFTVPEFCQEGFISAAQLPKEYAIKKKTSPEELPSKIRPGAKIDVRLSEVDLLTQTINWALATKTKQTQPTTEKKHRSRRKRTTE